The sequence cataaaaacacaaTAATATAAAAACAAACAATAGAATAAGATAACATACCActagataataaaaaaaacaagacacccataaaataataatataaattattcGTTCAAACtcacaaacatcaccaaaacaccacgaatAAGAAACTATAAGACGCACTCATACACTACGACTATATGCACAACTACAAACAATACACTCCTTCCTACTAGTAAGGTcgcactcctacccactaaccttCTACTCCTAATCTGCGTCCTCCACATCTTCCTATCAAGGGTTATGTCTTCCATAAGTTCTATCTGTTTTATACTGTGTCTAATtacctcccttcaatatttcttcggcctacctctacctcgTCTGAAACAATCCTTAGCGAAACTCTCACACCTCTGTACTATGGCATCCGTACACCTCCTCATCATATGCTCTaatcatctcaacctcacttttcGCATTTTGTCTTCCATtgaagccactctcaccttctcttgAATAATTTCATTTCTAACACTATCTCTCCTAGTAAATGCACACATCAATCTCAAAATTCTCATCTCCactaccttcaatttttggatgtgggagtttttGACCGACCAACCTCCGTTATATACAATATAGCCGGTTGAACTATCACTCTATATACCTTAACTTTAAGTTTAAGATGCACCTTCTTGTCACACAGGACACCTgaagcgagcctctatttcaactACCCTACACCAATACGATGTGTGGCATCCTCGTTAATCTTTtcattctcctgaatcatagacGTAAGATACTCTCAACTATCTCTCTTTCAGATGGACTGGACATCCTACTTTACTGCCATGTCAACCTCATGTATTAAAttactaaacttgcactccaagtacttcTTGTTGATCCTCCTCAACCTAAACATTTTAAACTCTAAGGCATGTCTCCAAAccttcaacttatcattaactcttcCCTAGGCCTCGTCAATTAAAACTACATCAcccacaaataacatacactaaggcacctTCCCTTTGAATCTATCGCATCAATACATCTATCACCAAGGTGAATAAAAATGGATTAAGATCAATTTTCGGTGACGAAAAAGTTCTCTGAATCTTCTCTCACTGTCCTCACATGAGTCTTCACTCCATCGTACATGTCttgaatcgacctagtgtacgtCACGGGCAAACCTCTAGCTTCTAAACACCTCCACAAAACTTTATGGGGACTTTTTCATACGCCTTCTCAAAATCGATGAATATCATATGTAAGTCCTTcttttccctatactgttccacttATTTCTTTACTGGGTGAATGGCTAAGGTAATCGAGTGACCTGGCATTAAACCGAATTGATTCTCAAAAATAGTCATGATCCTTCTCAACTTCAACTTTACCTTCCTtctagtatgactcaacaacctGATatctctatagttgttgcaatttTGAATGtctcttgttcttatataatgaaATCATCGTACTTCATCTCCAAGCTTTGGGCATCCATCCCTATACTTAAAATAGTTGCTCCTACGTTCCGTTTTACTTCGCCTCTATACTTaaaatagttatttcaatttacatgtttaatttatgaaatcaagtgaattttgttatatttttactttagtattaaataactatataaagtattAATTTGATCAAATACACTTCtaacaaaaaaatccataaaGGTTTATCAagtcaaattaatttgatcaaaTACACTTCTAATGAAAAATTCCATAAAAGTTTATCAAGCCAATACAGATCAAGTAAAAGGAATGGAGTATGTAAGTATAAATATCTTGCCATTGTGAACAAAATTACCGAGCTAGGTGTGTAGATCAGCTTGTATAATTagggaaataaataaataactccATGTTATGAATTTTGTACTGACCCAAGGGAGGTACTCTAACAGCCTGTTTGTCCAAACAGTATTTGACGAATTTCTACAACTCaataaaaagatttaaatcttatggttattaaatatttacataatttctGTATATCGTTGTGAAAATTGGTGTATAACGAAAGTAAAAAGACACTTAGCTCACAGTTCTTTCAAACCCCAATGATTCTTATAATTTCTGTATATTGTTGTGAAAATTGGTGTACAACTTTCTTTCAATCCCTAATGATTTTCAAGTACTTCTATTTATCATAAAATTTGTTGTGCGACTGTAAGTACTTATATTTTTAACTAGAAGTTTTAATTTGTGTTATACGTgtgaataaaattttatattaatagtaaaaaagatagaaaaaatgcATATAAAATGTTGATACTCTTAATTTGAAAGGGAGAATATTGAATAATGTACAGATAAAATTCCACTATTAGTTAAAGTAAAACTACATATGATAAGGTGCACATATACTTTTAATGACGTGAGACTTTATGAGGCTAATGATACTAGCCATTGGAATAAAATCATTTTAAtagaaagtatttttttttaaagtaaatcttttttattcaaatttgaattaGTTAAGCCTGAAATCCATGTACTTGAATTGCtatgtaaaaattaaatataagagTTTGCAATTTGTATTATAGACAGGATGAAACATTTTATGCACGTTAGGAAAGACAAAATCTATTACCTTGAGCCAGAAACTTAACTCAGCCCTAATAGCTAGGATTATATTTTTTTCGGTTAATCAAGTGGAATTATAATCATGTCTTGATGCAATCAAACATTTTCACATGTCCGCATCCAACTACTATTCATGAGATATTTACAATCATATTTACAAAATTTAGTCTTGTTGTGAAAGTGATAAATAGTAGGAGCACAGTAGTAAAAGACGTCATAAAAAAAGAGTTGGAAGATTCAACAACAAAGATTCGGAAAGGACAGCACTGTCTACAAGTATATCGATACTCCGTCcgtttttaaattttgaaattcaaataattttagtttgattataattcctttttatgtcatttaagtattttgaattgctaatttttaaatgtataaattttattttaaaacttttatatttacaataataataacatatttagtGTATTTTCATCAAGTGGGGTTCAAAGAATTTAAAGCATATTGaattcagaaaaaatttaaaaaagaaatgacTCAGAATTTAAACAATTGCCGTGTAAATGGGACAAAAGAAGTGACAAAAAGAGCATAGTAAAAGTAAGGAAGGATTAATGAAACAAAAGGATTGAAAAATGAGAACTGAGGGTAAGGACAAAAAGAGAGAGAACAATATCAGAGAGAAAAGGAGAATACATGAGTGATGACTACTTTAAACAGAAGAAAGAGTGAGCAGACAAAGGCACAGCAGAAAAATAAATCTGACAACCTAGAAATGAAGTGTCTAATCTAATTTCAAACTGGGAGCATCCCATGAACAGAGAAGAGGACAACTTCACTCCCGATAAGAGTAAAAGCCACATCATATCCtcttttattatgaaaaaaattgcccaaacatattttaaaatattgatttgagaatttcatatcatcattttatcttttttaaatacataaattaattcataaatttatattttgtaaaaaaaaatattattataaattttgtaaaaGACTCATACTCAACGACGCAAATTATCATgtgaaaaaattatactattaacAAATAACTAGCTACTACTTACTATTATTGTTGACTAGTAGATCTTTATAAAATCACGTATACTTGAAATTTTATAAccacaaatatttatttataaaagaaaaatatgcaatttATCAATATAATGTCTTATCAAAATCACACTATATCCTATTGATGAACTATGTTTTGCTCATTTgataatgttatatatatatatataaaaaacttaataatttttataaattgtgaaATTTTAATGTTTATGACAAAACATACAATTTAAAAAGTCTAATTATATATCCGAATAAAATCTATTTACTTTTAAACAATTACATATTGTATGTCCAAATGAGCCTTTCCTTTAGTAAGACTTctttatatcatcatcatattGGACTTAAAAGAGTCGCATCACAATAGGATTGGTAgagtagtattttttaaaaatcaaaaaccaaaaccatgtTCACCCCTTATTCGAAGCATtctttaaaaacatattttattaaCTGCTCATTAATATCAACTCCACTAAACTAATCGTCCTGCTTTTTGGCTGGCAAACAACCACGTTATGTAGtattaattaattcattataTTATGAAATTCAAAAGTGGATGCAATTAGCTGAGACAGTTGGACATATTATAGTGTAGGAACTAACTCAACCAGTTGAAATCAATCTATGAGAACCTTGTGACTTTGCCCAACCaaactttctttctttcttttttactcaaccaatctttcttttcattaaatattagTAATTACTCCCTTCGtaatattttatctttagtattagttatttattctttaaattaattggaagacataataataatcatcGATTAATAGAAATAGTATAAGAAAAATTGTTATattaatcaatattttttaatgaatatcTGAAGTCAAAATATGATGAGTAAAATAAAAATCGAGGAAGTAACAAAGACGGAGTGGCCGAGGAAAAGGAAAGAGAagatttattattcttttatatacatCAATCAATCCCTAAGATGCCGCATGTTGTTTGTCTCTCAACAACACTTACCAACTtgctattctttttctttttgaccaAAATTTGCTACTAGTAATTAATTAGCTGaattattttgttctattttaattgcaaaccccccacccccccacGCCTCCTCCATCCTTAATTTTGTTACTTTTCCTCATTGATCATTGCAATATATGTTCCATGTATGTAATTGGAAGTTTGAAATGTTAATGATGAAATGATTATGGAGTATTTCAAAGCAATATTATGGTGTTCTTGATGAAACATAAGCAAAGCCCAATAGAGGACTGCACGTGATTGGGTCACATATGATTGTCCTTCCAGTCTAGCATGTAGTATCAAAGCCCAAGCAAGCAAATAGGCTAAGTCCATAACCACTCCATGGAAATGGAAAAAATCCTAAACATATGAAGCACTTTTGTGAAAAAACAATAGCACAACGACTCACTAGTACTTTAAGCTATACACTCATCCTACACAATATATCGATTGATAGAGGACTTAAATTTTTGATGATTGACCAGCAATGTCAATGACAAACCGATACTTGATGTCGTTTTTCTCAATTCTATCATAAGCTTCATTAATCCTATCAGGTGTGACTATCTCTATGTCACACATGATATTGTACTTCCCACAAATGTCTAACATTTCTTGTGTTTCTTTTATGCTCCCAATCATGCTTCCTTTCACAGTTCTCTTACCTGCATTTCACAGATTTTAAGGGGTTATTATCAAGAAAATCTTAAACACAATCCTTAAATGATAGAATGAAGTGTTCTTAACATTTAAAAGTGTTGTACACCTATTACTTACCAAATATTAATGGAAATGATGGAAGGTCCATGGGCTTGTCTGGTGCACCCACTATGACAAAAGTTCCTTTAACTTTGAGCAGTTCCAAATAAGGCCCAAGAGAGTGATTGGCTGAGACTGTGTCCAATATGAAATCCAATGTCCTATGCCTcgactggtaatgaaatccaagACAAACAAAATTCATTAATATAGCAATTTTATAAGTTTGTATTATACTGTTGAGTTCCCTCATCCACAATTTAGGGATATAAGATGCCTCCAGACATAATCATGAAAAAAGCCTTATCAATATACTACTATTAGTTTTCGAAAGTTTTGGCTAGGATCCTAAATTCATTTTCTCATGATACTAGAGTAAAGATCAGCACAATTCTTGGTTTCTCCGATATTGGGTTCTCGTATTATATCATACACGCTCCAGTTGGTAGGCGTGAGCATGTGAGGGGTTGTTGAGTTCTCATATCAACTGTTTAGGAATATAATCTTGAACAATCTTCAACTCATGAGTTaacttttgaaattgagttagatccaagattaattttttatcctataaaaacatgttttatgcGCGTCACGTAAAGAAACACAAGGACACATATATCTAACAAACCTTCATTTGTTCTGCATTAGTGCTAACAATGAAATCATCAGCACCTAATTTGGTTTTAGCCTCATTTTCTTTGGATAAAGAAGTGCTTATCACAGTGACATGATGCCCAAATGCTTTTGAAAATTTAATAGCCAAATGTCCTAAACCTCCCAAACCAATGACCCCAATATTTTGCCTTGGTGAACCAATCAAGTTGTTGTCTTTCATTGGGCAAAACACAGTTACTCCAGCACATAACAATGGTGCTGCTCTATCCATTGGTAGGTTCTCCGGTACAGCAACCACAAACCTTCAAAATAGTAAGCAGAAAAATTAGTTTTCTATTGTAATTCGGTAGATTTAGGATTTAAAGTTTTCGAATTTTTATAACTACTCACATAAATATTGATACttgtagccgtttggccatgaaatatttttacctttttccttACTTTactgaaaaaaatgaaaactgTAAGTGTTTGACATgaatattctaaatataattttcaaattgtgtttgaaaaagtgaaaacttattttcacttttttcactcatagttttcttgcaaaatttaaaaaaataattttaatttatattcatggtcaactccaactccaactctaaaaaattataattttcatgaccaaacggaTAGTTAGTAAATTTCTTTAACACAAATATAGCACCTATGTAAAAATTACTGC comes from Capsicum annuum cultivar UCD-10X-F1 chromosome 2, UCD10Xv1.1, whole genome shotgun sequence and encodes:
- the LOC107861101 gene encoding probable cinnamyl alcohol dehydrogenase 6 isoform X1, which translates into the protein MAKTTPNHTQAVSGWAALDSSGKITPYIFNRRENGVNDVTIKILYCGICHTDLHYAKNDWGITMYPVVPGHEITGIVVEVGSNVTYFKTGDKVGVGCMSASCLQCEFCKNSEENYCDKVQFTYNGVLWDGSITYGGYSKMLVADYRFVVAVPENLPMDRAAPLLCAGVTVFCPMKDNNLIGSPRQNIGVIGLGGLGHLAIKFSKAFGHHVTVISTSLSKENEAKTKLGADDFIVSTNAEQMKSRHRTLDFILDTVSANHSLGPYLELLKVKGTFVIVGAPDKPMDLPSFPLIFGKRTVKGSMIGSIKETQEMLDICGKYNIMCDIEIVTPDRINEAYDRIEKNDIKYRFVIDIAGQSSKI
- the LOC107861101 gene encoding probable cinnamyl alcohol dehydrogenase 6 isoform X2, which encodes MAKTTPNHTQAVSGWAALDSSGKITPYIFNRRHEITGIVVEVGSNVTYFKTGDKVGVGCMSASCLQCEFCKNSEENYCDKVQFTYNGVLWDGSITYGGYSKMLVADYRFVVAVPENLPMDRAAPLLCAGVTVFCPMKDNNLIGSPRQNIGVIGLGGLGHLAIKFSKAFGHHVTVISTSLSKENEAKTKLGADDFIVSTNAEQMKSRHRTLDFILDTVSANHSLGPYLELLKVKGTFVIVGAPDKPMDLPSFPLIFGKRTVKGSMIGSIKETQEMLDICGKYNIMCDIEIVTPDRINEAYDRIEKNDIKYRFVIDIAGQSSKI